The following coding sequences are from one Planctomycetota bacterium window:
- a CDS encoding DUF47 domain-containing protein: protein MFGSIIGKDKAFYELFEKAASNAADTANALHDYLSKFPASIQEDVKKIKDLEHKGDLITHETIEMLNKTFVTPIDREDIYHLITRMDDIVDLMDGAASRLALYKIDAITPEALSFAEVLKKATEILKHSIHDLRNIKNHRELITHCVQIHTYENEGDQLMHQAMAKLFDTNDAIKVIKWKEIYQDLETATDRCEDVANIIEGIALKYT, encoded by the coding sequence ATGTTTGGTTCAATCATCGGAAAAGACAAGGCCTTCTATGAGCTGTTTGAAAAAGCCGCCTCTAATGCGGCGGATACGGCCAATGCGCTACATGATTATCTCAGTAAGTTTCCGGCTTCTATCCAGGAGGATGTCAAGAAGATTAAAGACCTGGAACACAAGGGCGATTTAATCACCCACGAAACCATCGAAATGCTCAATAAAACATTTGTCACACCAATTGACCGAGAGGATATCTACCACCTAATTACCAGAATGGATGATATCGTGGATTTGATGGATGGCGCGGCCAGCCGTCTGGCCCTCTATAAAATAGATGCCATTACGCCGGAAGCCCTGTCATTCGCCGAGGTGTTGAAAAAGGCCACGGAAATCCTGAAACACAGCATCCACGACCTGCGTAATATCAAGAATCACCGGGAACTTATTACCCACTGCGTCCAGATTCATACCTACGAGAATGAAGGCGACCAACTGATGCATCAGGCCATGGCCAAACTCTTCGATACCAACGACGCCATCAAGGTCATCAAATGGAAGGAAATATACCAGGACCTGGAAACAGCTACAGACCGTTGTGAAGATGTAGCCAACATCATTGAAGGCATCGCCCTGAAATATACTTAA
- a CDS encoding formate--tetrahydrofolate ligase translates to MPNAQPRESKCEGTCSGKAAKAKYSVPSDIEIAQAAKMRPITEVAKEWGIKDKYLEMYGPYKAKISLDIMEDLKNKPMAKYIDVTAITPTPLGEGKTVTTIGVTQALNKVGKRAIVCIRQPSLGPVFGIKGGAAGGGYSQVLPMEDFNLHLTGDVHAISITHNLLAAFVDNHLFHGNELDIDPDNIFWRRVVDVSDRALRNIITGLNGEGTVRETGFDISVASEIMAILALATDLKDLRKRLGRVVVATTKSGKPVTADDLKCGGSMTMLMKDALKPNLMQTMEGTACFVHAGPFANIAHGNNSIVADQIAMRLGEYVITESGFGADLGAEKFLNIKCRASGLKPSCAVVVATVRALKMHGGAGKVVAGKPLPEELIKENLPALEKGCANLQKHIENMKLHGIPVVVAVNRFTHDTEKEIELIRKFAKQAGAEDAVPSEVWAYGGDGGKDLAQAVIKACEKPSQFKFLYELDWPIKKKIETIATSIYGAKDVRYEALANRKIKLYTELGYDKLPICMAKTHLSISHDPELKGRPTGFTLPIRDVRASVGAGFLYPLCGEMRTMPGLPSVPAGTHYDLDENGKILGLF, encoded by the coding sequence ATGCCTAATGCACAACCGCGCGAGAGCAAGTGTGAGGGAACTTGTTCCGGCAAGGCCGCCAAGGCCAAGTATTCTGTGCCCTCAGACATTGAAATCGCCCAGGCCGCAAAGATGCGGCCCATTACCGAGGTAGCCAAGGAATGGGGTATCAAGGATAAATACCTGGAGATGTACGGCCCTTACAAAGCCAAGATATCACTGGATATCATGGAAGACCTCAAGAACAAACCGATGGCCAAGTACATTGATGTCACGGCCATCACCCCGACTCCGTTAGGCGAAGGCAAGACCGTGACCACCATCGGCGTGACCCAGGCGTTAAACAAGGTCGGCAAGCGCGCCATTGTCTGCATCAGGCAGCCGTCATTAGGCCCGGTCTTCGGCATCAAGGGCGGCGCAGCCGGCGGCGGTTATTCCCAGGTGCTCCCGATGGAGGATTTTAACCTGCATCTGACCGGCGATGTCCACGCCATCAGCATCACCCATAATCTTTTGGCCGCATTTGTCGACAACCACCTGTTCCACGGCAACGAACTGGATATTGACCCGGATAACATCTTCTGGCGCCGGGTGGTTGATGTCAGCGACCGGGCATTACGCAATATCATCACCGGCCTGAACGGCGAAGGCACGGTCCGCGAAACCGGATTTGATATCTCGGTGGCCTCTGAAATTATGGCCATCCTAGCCCTAGCCACTGACCTGAAGGATTTAAGAAAGCGTTTGGGCCGGGTCGTGGTTGCCACCACCAAGAGCGGCAAGCCGGTTACGGCTGATGACCTCAAGTGCGGCGGCTCAATGACCATGCTGATGAAGGATGCCCTAAAGCCCAATTTGATGCAGACCATGGAAGGCACGGCCTGCTTTGTCCACGCCGGCCCGTTTGCCAATATCGCACACGGCAATAACTCCATTGTGGCCGACCAGATAGCCATGCGGCTGGGCGAATACGTAATCACTGAAAGCGGATTCGGGGCCGACCTGGGCGCTGAGAAATTCCTCAATATCAAATGCCGGGCCAGCGGCCTGAAACCAAGCTGCGCGGTGGTGGTAGCCACGGTCCGGGCACTAAAGATGCACGGCGGAGCAGGCAAGGTCGTGGCCGGCAAGCCCCTACCTGAAGAACTGATAAAGGAAAACCTGCCGGCTCTGGAAAAGGGCTGCGCCAACCTGCAGAAACACATTGAAAACATGAAACTGCACGGCATCCCGGTCGTGGTGGCGGTTAACCGCTTTACCCATGACACGGAAAAGGAAATAGAATTGATTCGCAAGTTCGCCAAACAGGCCGGGGCCGAGGATGCGGTGCCTTCCGAGGTCTGGGCTTATGGCGGCGACGGCGGCAAGGACCTAGCTCAGGCTGTCATCAAAGCCTGCGAAAAACCGTCCCAGTTCAAATTCCTCTACGAACTTGACTGGCCCATTAAGAAGAAGATTGAGACCATCGCCACCAGTATCTACGGCGCCAAGGATGTCCGCTATGAAGCGCTAGCCAACCGCAAGATTAAACTCTATACGGAACTGGGCTATGACAAATTGCCCATCTGCATGGCCAAGACGCATCTGTCAATCTCGCACGATCCAGAACTGAAAGGCAGACCAACCGGATTTACCCTACCGATCCGGGATGTGCGGGCTTCGGTCGGCGCGGGCTTCCTCTATCCGCTTTGCGGCGAGATGAGAACCATGCCCGGTTTGCCATCTGTCCCGGCCGGCACCCACTACGACCTGGATGAAAACGGCAAGATTCTGGGACTATTTTAA
- a CDS encoding dihydropteroate synthase — protein MIVIGERINGMFKMVRKGIQEKDKKIIQDIAKKEVECGARILDVNVGPAAADEVAAMQWLVETIQEVTDTPLSIDSAKPPVIEAGLKACKKKALINSTTGEQAKLEVLVGLAKKYNAGLLGLCMDEKGIPDNIQARVEIGLRILACAMEAGISTDDIHLDPVVLPVKFGQAQTPMMFQTIRELKTLSDPAPKTVVGLSNVSQGCLDRPMVNRMALVMAIANGLDEAIVDPMDKNLMDSMITAELLLNKFIYCDSYLTAYMKAL, from the coding sequence ATGATAGTTATTGGAGAACGAATCAACGGGATGTTCAAGATGGTCCGCAAGGGCATCCAGGAAAAGGACAAGAAAATCATACAGGATATCGCCAAGAAAGAGGTGGAATGCGGCGCCCGGATTCTGGATGTCAATGTCGGACCGGCCGCGGCTGATGAAGTGGCGGCCATGCAATGGCTGGTGGAAACCATCCAGGAAGTGACTGACACCCCCCTATCCATAGATAGCGCCAAACCGCCGGTCATCGAAGCCGGACTCAAGGCCTGCAAGAAGAAAGCGCTCATCAATTCAACCACCGGAGAGCAGGCGAAATTAGAAGTCCTGGTCGGCCTGGCCAAGAAATATAATGCCGGGCTTCTGGGGCTGTGTATGGATGAAAAAGGCATCCCGGATAATATCCAGGCCCGGGTGGAAATCGGACTGAGAATCCTGGCCTGCGCAATGGAAGCCGGTATTTCCACGGATGATATCCATCTTGACCCGGTGGTCCTGCCGGTCAAATTCGGGCAGGCCCAGACGCCGATGATGTTCCAGACCATCCGGGAACTCAAGACCCTGTCTGACCCGGCGCCCAAAACCGTGGTGGGATTGAGCAACGTCTCACAGGGATGCCTGGACCGGCCGATGGTCAACCGGATGGCCCTGGTCATGGCGATTGCCAACGGCCTTGACGAAGCCATTGTTGACCCGATGGACAAGAACCTGATGGATTCAATGATTACGGCGGAATTATTATTGAATAAATTTATCTATTGCGATTCGTACCTAACCGCCTATATGAAGGCGTTATAA
- a CDS encoding acetyl-CoA decarbonylase/synthase complex subunit delta, producing the protein MPVAKLLEKWSSAVNEVLIGATSSEGGTRSKIVKLGGQNTLPFLTEEGAIPNPPAIAMEVVDMVNPEWPAALTEPFKDVINSPAKWARKCQDEYKADAICLRLTGAHPENKNTSVEDVVKTVKEVKAAVSIPLVIWGCGSAEKDNQLFPAISQALKGERCLMGTATQDNYKVLAATCIADGHNIIAESPLDINICKQLNILLLDMEIPSNRIVIFPSTGALGYGFEYSYSIMERTRLAALGGDKTMAYPMIAVVSNESWKTKEAKAPESDMPMWGKAAERAIMWEATTAIGFLLGGSDMLVMYHPKAIELTRKYMSQMASK; encoded by the coding sequence ATGCCGGTAGCAAAGTTATTAGAAAAATGGTCATCAGCAGTAAATGAAGTACTCATCGGCGCCACGTCATCCGAAGGCGGAACCCGCTCCAAGATCGTCAAATTAGGCGGCCAGAATACGCTCCCCTTTTTAACCGAAGAAGGCGCGATTCCCAATCCTCCGGCCATTGCCATGGAAGTAGTTGATATGGTCAATCCAGAATGGCCGGCCGCCCTGACCGAACCGTTCAAGGACGTGATAAACAGCCCGGCCAAGTGGGCCAGGAAATGCCAGGATGAATACAAGGCCGACGCCATCTGCCTGCGCCTGACCGGCGCGCATCCTGAAAATAAAAACACCTCGGTTGAAGATGTGGTCAAAACCGTCAAAGAGGTCAAAGCCGCGGTTTCCATTCCGCTGGTCATCTGGGGATGCGGCAGCGCTGAAAAGGACAACCAGCTCTTCCCGGCCATCTCCCAGGCCCTGAAAGGCGAGCGATGCCTGATGGGCACGGCCACCCAGGATAACTACAAGGTCCTGGCCGCCACCTGCATCGCGGACGGGCACAATATCATCGCCGAAAGCCCGCTGGATATCAATATCTGCAAGCAGCTTAATATCCTCCTGCTGGATATGGAGATACCGTCAAACAGAATAGTTATTTTCCCCTCGACCGGCGCCCTGGGTTATGGATTTGAATATTCTTATTCCATCATGGAACGCACCCGGCTGGCTGCTTTGGGCGGCGACAAAACCATGGCATATCCGATGATTGCGGTCGTATCCAACGAATCATGGAAGACCAAGGAAGCCAAGGCCCCGGAATCAGATATGCCCATGTGGGGCAAGGCCGCGGAACGGGCCATTATGTGGGAAGCCACAACGGCCATCGGATTCCTGCTGGGCGGCAGCGATATGCTCGTGATGTATCATCCCAAGGCCATTGAATTAACCAGAAAGTATATGTCCCAAATGGCGAGTAAATGA
- a CDS encoding amidohydrolase family protein, translating to MIILRAKYIIITPDIILENSAIAVEKGVIKDIFYGPTKTIKGKTFDFGNAIISPGLINAHTHLEGPPLYGYSRNPIKPPQQFTEWAQKVIARRKDLKVKDYLRIIKHSYGISARNGITTLVDHTRLRFTLPAHRKAKLRRILVEEAISLDKTKARETLARVKDTLRYANRHSNGLLRTGIAPHSPFSVSPELYKMLFNLARQKKVILSTHLSELKEEVEFLNAGCGKMVTYLRKIGRQTDNWRPPRTTPVGYMKKLGMLKPPAFFIHCNYLTANDIKLLTASGSSVVYCPNSHHYFGHRKHPFRELLASGVNVSLGTDGLGSNKDLSILSEMNFIRRNHRDLSPSQIYRMGTINGARTVGLVDKIGALKTGYAADIAVFPIKPGRKISKPNDVLAYLIEKTPQSIFTMVNGSVVPKNIRQIY from the coding sequence ATGATTATTCTCAGAGCGAAATATATTATCATTACGCCGGATATCATCCTGGAAAATTCCGCTATCGCCGTGGAAAAAGGCGTGATTAAGGACATCTTTTACGGCCCAACCAAGACCATAAAAGGAAAGACCTTTGATTTCGGGAACGCCATCATCTCTCCGGGCTTAATCAATGCCCATACGCATCTGGAAGGCCCGCCGCTCTACGGTTATTCACGCAATCCGATAAAGCCGCCCCAGCAATTCACCGAATGGGCCCAGAAGGTGATTGCCCGGCGCAAAGACCTGAAGGTCAAGGACTATCTCCGGATAATAAAACACAGTTACGGAATTTCAGCCCGAAACGGAATCACCACCCTGGTGGACCATACCCGGCTGCGCTTTACACTGCCGGCCCACCGCAAGGCCAAACTGCGCCGGATACTGGTGGAAGAAGCCATATCCCTTGATAAAACCAAGGCCAGAGAGACATTAGCCAGGGTCAAGGATACCCTGAGGTACGCAAACAGGCATTCAAACGGCCTGCTCCGGACCGGCATTGCACCGCACTCGCCGTTTTCCGTATCGCCCGAATTATACAAGATGCTTTTTAATTTAGCCCGTCAGAAGAAAGTCATTTTATCAACCCACCTGTCAGAGCTGAAAGAGGAGGTGGAATTCCTTAATGCCGGCTGCGGGAAGATGGTAACCTACTTAAGGAAAATCGGCCGGCAGACCGATAACTGGCGCCCGCCCAGGACCACGCCGGTGGGCTATATGAAAAAGCTGGGAATGCTCAAGCCACCCGCCTTTTTCATCCACTGTAATTATCTTACAGCCAATGATATAAAACTATTGACCGCTTCCGGCTCCAGCGTGGTTTACTGCCCCAACAGCCACCATTATTTCGGGCACCGCAAGCATCCGTTCCGGGAATTGCTGGCGTCCGGCGTCAATGTCTCATTAGGCACGGACGGGCTGGGCAGCAACAAGGACTTAAGCATCCTGAGCGAGATGAATTTCATCCGGAGGAATCACCGGGATTTGAGTCCGAGCCAGATATACCGGATGGGCACCATCAACGGCGCCCGGACGGTCGGCTTGGTCGATAAAATCGGCGCGCTCAAGACCGGTTATGCGGCTGATATCGCCGTATTCCCGATAAAACCAGGCCGGAAAATATCAAAGCCCAATGACGTCTTGGCCTATCTGATAGAAAAGACGCCTCAGAGCATCTTTACCATGGTTAATGGCTCTGTAGTACCCAAGAATATTAGACAAATTTATTGA
- a CDS encoding HAD-IA family hydrolase, which yields MPMVSLKHPAAKNIKAILFDLGNTLYDKNLFLKQAFAEVAKYLAKNHRLNYRDTYALINRIWKIKTSHYEFIFDDLLRILGIYSAELLTKTQGVYHGFKPAIKPYPGVKQMLTALGRKYRLGLVTDGHPTMQRNKIAALGLNKSFDTVIFTADYSPQYKKPNPFVYRLAMEKLDAAPQETVYVGDNPYDDFKGARELGIFTVRVLQGEFKAGRLDKNYEADVSIKNIKGLAKILK from the coding sequence ATGCCTATGGTTTCCCTAAAACATCCTGCAGCCAAAAATATTAAAGCCATCCTATTTGACTTAGGCAATACGCTATACGACAAGAACCTGTTCCTCAAACAGGCATTCGCCGAGGTGGCCAAATACCTGGCCAAGAACCATCGCCTTAATTACCGGGACACCTACGCCCTGATTAACCGCATCTGGAAAATCAAGACCAGCCACTACGAATTCATCTTTGACGACCTGCTGCGCATCCTGGGGATTTACTCGGCTGAACTGCTCACCAAGACCCAAGGGGTCTATCACGGTTTTAAGCCGGCCATAAAGCCCTATCCGGGCGTGAAGCAGATGCTGACTGCCCTGGGCCGGAAATACCGGCTGGGACTGGTTACCGACGGGCATCCGACGATGCAGCGCAACAAGATTGCCGCACTGGGCCTGAATAAGTCGTTCGATACCGTCATATTCACGGCTGACTACTCCCCCCAATATAAAAAGCCCAATCCATTCGTTTACCGGCTGGCCATGGAGAAGTTGGATGCCGCTCCGCAGGAGACCGTCTATGTAGGCGATAACCCTTATGACGACTTCAAGGGCGCCCGGGAATTGGGGATTTTTACGGTCCGCGTGCTTCAGGGCGAATTCAAGGCCGGCCGGCTGGATAAGAACTATGAGGCCGACGTGTCCATAAAAAACATCAAAGGACTGGCTAAAATATTAAAATGA
- a CDS encoding type II secretion system protein GspG, with translation MRYLWFTCICLTLAIGGLFCNNPKYTYEPSWYKGHLRTMQKHLATISQGLKSYYAKNNRYPDNNEGLTVLDNILKNPELPDEYEYERRGRDIKVFETGILSPWLTPFVYENRRGLPPELFQGSPATDDSGQHYSVRVDEGIYVYSLGTRMTYVEYKWLLVEMWTVRIGILLILVMFIMLFRKAKKPANQPLIKRILNIIGGTIMILLSLAPISLTMVTCYVMSSFGLYRRPEMIKQYNALLEKYHQRGVINDATYQKTKTALEKVDKLIEDKKIR, from the coding sequence ATGCGATATCTTTGGTTTACCTGTATCTGCTTGACCTTGGCTATTGGCGGTCTTTTCTGCAACAATCCCAAGTATACCTACGAGCCATCGTGGTATAAGGGGCACCTGCGCACCATGCAAAAGCATCTGGCCACCATCAGCCAAGGGCTCAAAAGCTACTACGCCAAGAACAACCGCTATCCGGATAATAATGAGGGGTTAACGGTGCTGGATAATATCCTAAAGAATCCGGAGCTACCTGATGAATATGAATACGAGAGGCGTGGACGGGATATAAAGGTCTTTGAGACGGGTATTCTCTCGCCATGGTTGACGCCCTTTGTCTATGAGAATCGGCGCGGGTTGCCGCCGGAACTGTTCCAGGGTTCGCCGGCCACGGACGACAGCGGTCAGCATTATTCTGTCCGGGTGGATGAAGGTATCTATGTCTATTCGCTGGGCACCCGGATGACTTATGTGGAATATAAATGGCTATTGGTTGAGATGTGGACGGTACGCATAGGCATATTGCTTATTCTTGTGATGTTTATAATGCTGTTTAGAAAAGCTAAGAAACCGGCTAATCAACCACTGATAAAGCGGATTCTGAATATAATCGGCGGAACTATCATGATATTGCTATCATTGGCTCCTATTTCTCTGACCATGGTTACCTGCTATGTAATGAGTTCTTTTGGTTTGTATCGCCGACCGGAGATGATCAAGCAATACAATGCCCTATTGGAAAAATACCACCAACGAGGCGTGATTAATGACGCCACCTATCAGAAGACCAAAACCGCCCTGGAAAAGGTGGATAAACTGATAGAAGATAAGAAAATCAGGTAA
- a CDS encoding type II secretion system protein GspG, with amino-acid sequence MRYIWFACICVSVLLVTFFINFIVNIDRFAWPNHPISEPVTGHLAYYYTKYPRYEKDILDNVQGHLQIISKHLKLYRTKNNRYPTNDEGLAVLSELKAQLIEEYAYLPAPMGKQPKDKGSVYYGLQGGMCPFESGILSSWFEPFVYENRNGLPENLFSDSPVNKYKGGLYSIRVADGIYVYSVGAISYYQDYIDALAKRTRTRIIVWCLPFISFILLNIFLYLFIKANKLSNRNPAKLWIKLIKIAGGIIIILGTVLIGLKKPMQNTVSCYSMAPYFDLSRRPEIISQYNDLLDKYHQQGIIKDATYQKTRKAMDEVNKYFKGND; translated from the coding sequence ATGCGCTATATCTGGTTTGCTTGTATCTGCGTATCCGTCTTGCTGGTGACCTTCTTCATCAACTTCATCGTCAATATAGATAGATTCGCCTGGCCCAATCATCCAATCTCTGAGCCTGTTACCGGTCATTTAGCATATTATTACACCAAATATCCCCGTTACGAGAAAGATATCCTTGACAATGTTCAGGGTCATCTCCAGATTATTTCAAAGCATCTTAAATTATATCGCACCAAGAATAATCGTTATCCAACCAACGATGAGGGGCTGGCGGTTTTATCGGAATTGAAGGCCCAATTGATTGAAGAATATGCCTACCTGCCTGCGCCTATGGGGAAACAGCCAAAGGACAAAGGCAGCGTATATTACGGGTTACAAGGAGGTATGTGCCCTTTTGAAAGCGGGATTCTTTCTTCCTGGTTCGAACCTTTCGTATACGAAAATAGAAACGGATTGCCCGAAAACCTCTTTAGCGACTCGCCGGTAAATAAGTATAAAGGAGGACTTTATTCCATCAGGGTGGCTGACGGAATCTATGTGTATTCTGTAGGCGCTATATCCTACTATCAGGACTATATTGATGCCTTAGCAAAAAGAACCAGGACCAGAATAATTGTCTGGTGTCTACCGTTTATATCATTTATCCTGCTGAATATCTTTCTTTACCTCTTTATCAAGGCAAATAAACTAAGTAATAGAAACCCCGCTAAATTATGGATTAAACTGATAAAGATAGCCGGCGGAATTATTATAATTCTGGGAACAGTTCTTATCGGACTGAAAAAACCGATGCAAAATACGGTGTCATGTTACAGCATGGCACCATATTTCGACCTCAGTCGCCGTCCAGAGATTATCAGCCAATATAATGATTTGCTGGATAAATACCACCAGCAAGGGATAATTAAAGACGCTACCTATCAAAAGACCCGGAAGGCCATGGATGAAGTGAACAAGTATTTTAAAGGAAACGATTAA
- a CDS encoding radical SAM protein — protein MGIIGKLKDAFLVTRQDSIIFEVTQKCNNDCLFCYNASKANTPQTPLNRGEYPQRELSTAETKGLIRRIVKETSCKQLTFTGGEPLLRPDLPELITCAKELGVAINIISNGTLITEEIASDYIKLGVGLFELPLLSAERTTHDALSRNPGSFDKVVESVANIKLHRGRVVTVFVGTKRNIDGLKEMIELSLAIGADGIMFNRFNVGGEGTKHIDELLPTPEQVIKALETIESAMDQYKIGISCSIPIQPCIIDTSRFKKVHFGYCAAGTKRAYYTVDPLGNLRMCNHTPSILGNILKSSFKELTAKQKIKPFMDAVPEFCKDCRMVQTCQGGCKAAAEVSSSGCSLCAEEPFLKHYKNETLKKGLTGKGLKDKITSMAD, from the coding sequence ATGGGAATTATAGGTAAATTAAAAGACGCCTTTCTGGTCACCCGGCAGGATTCCATTATCTTTGAGGTGACCCAGAAATGCAATAATGACTGCCTGTTCTGCTACAATGCCTCGAAGGCTAACACACCCCAAACCCCTCTAAATAGAGGCGAATATCCCCAGCGAGAACTATCCACCGCAGAGACCAAAGGCCTAATCAGGCGGATAGTAAAAGAGACCTCCTGCAAGCAACTGACCTTTACCGGCGGCGAGCCGCTGTTGCGTCCTGACCTGCCGGAACTGATTACCTGCGCCAAGGAACTGGGCGTAGCCATCAACATCATCTCCAACGGGACTCTGATTACCGAAGAGATAGCCAGCGACTATATCAAACTCGGCGTTGGATTATTTGAACTCCCCCTCTTAAGCGCCGAACGCACGACGCATGACGCATTATCCCGTAACCCGGGCTCCTTTGATAAGGTGGTGGAATCCGTTGCCAATATCAAACTGCACCGCGGACGGGTGGTCACGGTCTTTGTCGGCACCAAACGCAATATAGACGGACTGAAGGAGATGATAGAACTGTCCCTGGCCATCGGCGCGGACGGGATTATGTTTAACCGGTTCAATGTCGGCGGTGAAGGCACCAAGCACATAGACGAACTCCTGCCTACGCCTGAACAGGTGATTAAGGCATTAGAAACCATAGAATCTGCCATGGACCAATACAAAATCGGCATCTCCTGCTCCATCCCGATTCAGCCCTGCATCATTGACACCAGCCGGTTCAAAAAGGTGCATTTCGGATATTGCGCGGCCGGCACCAAGCGGGCTTATTATACAGTTGACCCGCTGGGCAATCTCAGGATGTGCAACCATACGCCGTCCATATTAGGTAATATCCTCAAAAGTTCGTTCAAGGAACTGACTGCCAAGCAAAAGATAAAGCCGTTTATGGATGCAGTGCCGGAATTCTGCAAGGACTGCCGGATGGTCCAGACCTGCCAAGGGGGATGCAAGGCCGCGGCTGAGGTGTCTTCAAGCGGATGCTCGCTCTGCGCTGAAGAACCGTTCCTGAAACATTACAAAAACGAAACGCTCAAAAAGGGGTTGACAGGCAAGGGATTAAAAGATAAGATAACGTCAATGGCGGACTAA
- the glpX gene encoding class II fructose-bisphosphatase, with amino-acid sequence MDRNMALEFVRVTEAAALGASKWVGLGNDKAADQAAVDYMRKAFSSIAFDGTVVIGEGERDEAPMLYIGEKIGQTGCQGPKLDIAIDPLEGTTLTAQGRANAISVLAAAPKGHFLNAPDTYMKKIAVGPGAAGVIDINAPVKDNVKAVAKKLGRDVSSITVVILDRPRHADIIRQVREAGARIYLIQDGDVAAAVATAFPLDSDIDMLLGTGGAPEGVIAAAALQCLGGDMQGQLQPRNEEEVKRAAKMGVKNIDKVFTIDELAKPDDIMFAATGVTNGSFLKGVRPSKDGAMTHSVVMRSKTGTIRYIEAYHKFSKKPVY; translated from the coding sequence ATGGACAGAAATATGGCATTGGAATTCGTCCGGGTAACCGAGGCGGCCGCATTAGGCGCGTCTAAATGGGTGGGCCTGGGCAATGACAAGGCGGCGGACCAGGCGGCGGTGGATTATATGCGTAAGGCGTTTTCATCTATCGCTTTTGACGGCACCGTGGTTATCGGCGAAGGCGAACGTGACGAGGCGCCGATGTTGTATATCGGCGAGAAAATCGGGCAAACCGGTTGCCAGGGCCCGAAATTAGATATCGCCATTGACCCGCTGGAAGGCACGACCCTGACCGCCCAAGGACGGGCTAATGCCATATCGGTTTTGGCGGCCGCGCCGAAAGGTCATTTCCTGAACGCGCCGGATACCTATATGAAAAAGATTGCCGTCGGTCCGGGCGCGGCTGGCGTGATTGATATTAACGCGCCGGTAAAGGATAATGTTAAGGCCGTGGCCAAGAAACTGGGCCGCGATGTCAGTTCTATTACCGTGGTCATCCTGGACCGGCCCAGGCACGCGGATATTATCCGCCAGGTGCGCGAGGCCGGCGCCCGGATTTATCTCATTCAGGACGGCGATGTGGCCGCCGCAGTAGCCACCGCCTTCCCGCTGGATTCCGATATTGATATGCTCTTGGGTACCGGCGGCGCGCCGGAAGGGGTGATAGCCGCCGCCGCGTTGCAATGCCTGGGCGGCGATATGCAGGGCCAGTTGCAGCCGCGTAACGAGGAAGAAGTCAAGCGGGCCGCTAAGATGGGCGTGAAGAATATTGATAAGGTTTTTACCATTGATGAATTGGCCAAGCCGGATGATATTATGTTCGCGGCGACCGGAGTGACCAATGGCTCGTTCCTAAAGGGCGTCCGGCCGTCCAAGGATGGCGCCATGACCCATTCAGTGGTGATGCGCTCCAAGACCGGGACGATTCGCTATATTGAGGCGTATCATAAGTTTTCCAAAAAGCCGGTGTACTAA